The genomic region TAAAAGGACTAATGGGTTACGAAACAGATTACGTAATGCTGGTTGTTGGCAGTGATGATGGATTAAGCATAATGGGCAAAGAACACCTAGCAGTTGCTTCTGTGCTTAAATACCCTGTATTTATTGTAATAACTAAAATAGATAAATTCCCTAAAGAGAGAGTAAACCAAATAATAAACGATATAAGGAATGTGCTTAGGATTCCGGGTATAAATAGGTTCGTAATGGAAGTTAATGACGATGATGACTTACTAAATGCAATAATAGGTGTAAAAACTGGAAGAGTTGTTCCTATATTTAAAGTTTCAAATGTAAGCGGAGAAGGAATAGGATTGCTCACAAGGTTCCTTTACTTGTTACCGCCAAGAAAAATAATAACACAATCTAACGATACATTAGTTTATATTGATGAGATATATAACGTATCTGGGGTAGGACCAGTAGTTCTAGGCTCAGTAGTAAGGGGAAAAGTTCATCCCAACGATACAGTATATATTGGACCAGTAGACGGCGGAGAATTCTTACAAGCTAAAGTAAAGAGCATTCAAATCAATAGGGTATTCGTAGATGAAGCTAATCAAGGTAGCATAGCAACTTTTGCCATACAAGGCGTAAATAGGGAAGTCTTAAGGAAGGGTATGATATTAGCTGAAAATAATAAGCCAAAAGCTACACAAAGTTTTACAGCAAAAGTCATAGTGCTACATCATCCTACTACAATAAAAGAAGGTTATGTAGCAACTTTACACTTATACACAATAAGACAAGCGGTAAAATTCGAAAAAATAGCTAGAGGGTTATTGAGAACTGGCGAATCATCCGAAGTTGAGCTGAAATTCCTTTACAGACCAGAATATATTGAAAAAGGTCAAATTTTCATATTTAGAGAAGGTAGAACAAGAGGATTAGGAATTGTTACTGGAATTAATAGCTGAGACTGAACAAGAAATTATTTGCTTTGTTAATTCTTTAGCTTGTTTTGTTATTGTATTCTCTAAAGCTTTTGCAAGACTTCCAGATAGTTCATATTCGGCTTCCCAAGATAATTTATGATCTTCTATTGTAACCACAGTACTTATAGTGACTATTATTCCAGGGCCTTTGACTTCTATTTTATCAAAGACCTTGTTATTCTCAACTTTATGTTCAACTATAGTCCCTTGAACTTCAACATTAAGTGGGCCTACTTTCACCGATGCAGAAAATTCTTTATTGTTTATCTTACTTATTCCAGGAGTGCACTTTAAAAGATTCTCGTAATTACTAAGAAATCGTATAGCTCTCTCTTTGTTAATTATTTTTTCTTCACCAGCTACGTTACTCATGATACCTCTACCTTTTTCCTTATGCAATCAAAAAGTTGATTCAATATCTTATTTAATGCTGGTTCCATTAGCCTAGCCCCTGCAGAAGCCAATATTCCGCTTACGTTCACATCTGCTGTATAATTAATTCTTCCTTCTTCAACCACGATATTGGCATTTATATTAACATTGCTATTCATTCCATTCCCTTGAGCTTCCAGCTTAAATCCGTCGTTGGTTCTCTGCATTTTTACCTTTGCCGTATAATCTCCTTTTATAAATCCTATTCCAGCAGTACCTTTTACAATATACACGTCTCCATCTTTCTTTATATCTTTAATTCCAGGGAAACAAGAAGCCACTAATTCTATATTTCCTAGAAAATTTAAAATAACTTCCTTTTTAGCATTAACTTCAATACTTCCTTGATAACGCATAAACTACTTTACTGCTAATAAGTTAATATCTTTAATGAAAATTGGTGCAGTGATTCTAGCTGCTGGAGAAAGCAAGAGATTCGGTAAAAATAAATTACTTGAGAAAATCAACGGAAAAAGTATCATAGAGAATGTCTTGGAAAATGTTGACATAGAAAGAGTTATTGTTGTAGGAAAATATGCAGAAGAGCTACTCCCATATTTAAAAAATGAGATAGTAATATATAATCCTAAATGGAAGGAAGGAATATCAAGCAGTATAAAACTAGGACTCAGATTCTTTCAAAATTATGATGGAGTGCTCATAGTTTTAGGAGATATGCCTTTTGTAAAGAGAGAAGATATACATAAAATAATAAACGCATTCAATCCAGACTGTAACGCTGTAATTCCTACTTACAAGGGAAATTGGGGAAATCCAGTATTGTTAAGTAGAAAAATTTTCGATAAAGTAATGACAATAACTGGAGATGAAGGTGCTAAAAAAATCTTAAAAAGTACGGAAAACTTATGCTTTGTCGAATGTGACTACGGGGTTATTATAGATATAGATACAGTTAATGACCTTTTAACTTTTGAGAGGCCTCCTTAACTGCCTCTATGATATTTTGATATCCAGTACATCTACATAAATTCCCAGCCAAGCCCTCTCTAATTTCGTCTTCCGAAGGAGAGGGATTCTCGGAAAGTAGCCAGTAACTCTGCATTATCATTCCTGGAGTACAGTAACCGCACTGAAGAGCATG from Acidianus ambivalens harbors:
- a CDS encoding GTPBP1 family GTP-binding protein translates to MKLPRENDIGKIEYKLILSDVSEERLQELATQMKYRIEEGGGEAIYVIGVSDDGDVIGLNKEDLEHTIDVLEKIAKMINSKIVHKRIVEIRKDKYVAELLIRLHKSDLPIQVNVAVMGHVNAGKSTITGTLILGKLDDGNGALRAMIARYLHEVISGRTSSITLRILGFDDEGNIINHSCRDPLDEAEVTIKSSKIVRLIDLGGHERYLRTTLKGLMGYETDYVMLVVGSDDGLSIMGKEHLAVASVLKYPVFIVITKIDKFPKERVNQIINDIRNVLRIPGINRFVMEVNDDDDLLNAIIGVKTGRVVPIFKVSNVSGEGIGLLTRFLYLLPPRKIITQSNDTLVYIDEIYNVSGVGPVVLGSVVRGKVHPNDTVYIGPVDGGEFLQAKVKSIQINRVFVDEANQGSIATFAIQGVNREVLRKGMILAENNKPKATQSFTAKVIVLHHPTTIKEGYVATLHLYTIRQAVKFEKIARGLLRTGESSEVELKFLYRPEYIEKGQIFIFREGRTRGLGIVTGINS
- a CDS encoding SRPBCC domain-containing protein: MSNVAGEEKIINKERAIRFLSNYENLLKCTPGISKINNKEFSASVKVGPLNVEVQGTIVEHKVENNKVFDKIEVKGPGIIVTISTVVTIEDHKLSWEAEYELSGSLAKALENTITKQAKELTKQIISCSVSAINSSNNS
- a CDS encoding SRPBCC domain-containing protein codes for the protein MRYQGSIEVNAKKEVILNFLGNIELVASCFPGIKDIKKDGDVYIVKGTAGIGFIKGDYTAKVKMQRTNDGFKLEAQGNGMNSNVNINANIVVEEGRINYTADVNVSGILASAGARLMEPALNKILNQLFDCIRKKVEVS
- a CDS encoding nucleotidyltransferase family protein, producing MKIGAVILAAGESKRFGKNKLLEKINGKSIIENVLENVDIERVIVVGKYAEELLPYLKNEIVIYNPKWKEGISSSIKLGLRFFQNYDGVLIVLGDMPFVKREDIHKIINAFNPDCNAVIPTYKGNWGNPVLLSRKIFDKVMTITGDEGAKKILKSTENLCFVECDYGVIIDIDTVNDLLTFERPP